In Bos javanicus breed banteng chromosome 2, ARS-OSU_banteng_1.0, whole genome shotgun sequence, the following proteins share a genomic window:
- the LOC133257496 gene encoding ras-related GTP-binding protein A-like, giving the protein MPNTAMKKKVLLMGKSRSGKTSMRSIIFANYIACDTRRLSATINVEHSHIRFLGNLVLNLWDCGGQDTFMENYFTSQRDNIFRNVEVLIYVFDVESRELEKDMHYYQSCLEAILQNAPDAKIFCLVHKMDLVQEDQRDLIFKQQEEDLRRLSRPLECACFRTSIWDETLYKAWSSIVYQLIPNVQQLEMNLGNFAQIIEADEVLLFERATFLVISHYQCKEQRDVHRFETISNIIQQFKLSCSKLAASFQSMEVRNSNFAAFIDIFTSNTYVMVVMSDPSIPSAATLINIRNARKHFEKLERLDGPKRSLLLR; this is encoded by the coding sequence ATGCCAAATACAGCCATGAAGAAAAAGGTGCTGTTAATGGGGAAGAGCAGGTCGGGGAAGACCAGCATGAGGTCGATTATCTTTGCCAATTACATCGCTTGCGACACCCGGCGCCTGAGTGCCACCATTAATGTGGAGCACTCCCACATCCGATTCCTGGGCAACCTAGTGCTGAATCTGTGGGACTGTGGCGGTCAGGACACCTTCATGGAAAATTACTTCACCAGCCAGCGAGACAACATCTTCCGTAATGTCGAGGTTCTGATTTATGTGTTCGACGTGGAGAGCCGCGAACTGGAAAAGGACATGCATTATTACCAGTCGTGTCTGGAGGCCATCCTCCAGAACGCTCCTGATGCCAAAATCTTCTGCTTGGTGCACAAGATGgatctggttcaggaagatcagCGTGACCTGATTTTTAAACAGCAAGAGGAAGACCTGAGGCGTTTGTCTCGCCCGCTGGAGTGTGCTTGTTTTCGAACATCCATCTGGGATGAAACGCTCTACAAAGCCTGGTCCAGTATTGTCTATCAGCTGATTCCAAATGTCCAGCAGCTGGAGATGAATCTCGGGAATTTTGCCCAGATTATTGAGGCCGATGAAGTTCTGCTGTTCGAAAGAGCCACGTTCTTGGTCATCTCCCATTACCAGTGCAAAGAGCAGCGTGATGTCCACCGATTCGAGACGATCAGCAACATAATTCAGCAGTTCAAGCTGAGCTGCAGTAAATTGGCCGCTTCTTTCCAGAGCATGGAAGTTAGGAATTCTAACTTCGCTGCTTTCATCGACATCTTCACATCAAACACGTACGTGATGGTGGTTATGTCGGATCCGTCCATCCCTTCTGCGGCTACTCTGATCAACATTCGCAATGCCAGGAAACACTTTGAGAAGCTGGAGAGACTGGATGGTCCCAAGCGCAGCCTCCTTTTGCGTTGA